From Phycodurus eques isolate BA_2022a chromosome 20, UOR_Pequ_1.1, whole genome shotgun sequence, a single genomic window includes:
- the LOC133395689 gene encoding UPF0500 protein C1orf216 homolog isoform X2 codes for MLHQDQPLAFRGQDTNHRSSSSLASRKYDQDGNYNILTSNGRGREDENQNRQRPCKQDPLSADLKNSSSHNTSGVLSPRSRMPCWSTLEPLPEIEYGDDCYGRVPPDGAEERRMEEEEGQMMAKHREKTDLQRRKSSNPGRDDMEEMMKLENDDEWGDSDSESDSGGSLSSVRLESGGNWLSTGGWERMAVGQQKMSRQDFEPTRSNYRESPGKRRSFNRSSMSGSHLEDLMEEGAEKRRDQSSDSDGELPELMDTVWTLRDRERFKAQEMEKHQVQLTMYRRLALIRWLRTLQGRVEEQQNRLQSSFDVILTHRKELLRMGAAVVNAAPPAAVGQS; via the coding sequence ATGCTTCATCAGGATCAACCTCTGGCCTTCAGAGGTCAAGACACCAATCAtcgctcctcttcctcattgGCAAGCAGGAAGTATGACCAAGATGGCAACTATAACATCCTGACAAGCAATGGAAGAGGAAGAGAAGATGAAAATCAAAACCGACAGCGCCCTTGTAAACAGGATCCTTTGAGTGCTGACCTGAAAAACTCGTCCTCCCACAACACCTCCGGGGTCCTGTCACCTCGTTCCCGCATGCCCTGCTGGAGCACGCTGGAGCCCCTTCCCGAAATCGAATATGGGGATGACTGCTATGGCAGAGTGCCTCCCGATGGAGCTGAGGAACGGAggatggaggaagaggagggacaGATGATGGCCAAGCACCGGGAGAAGACGGATCTTCAGAGGAGGAAAAGCAGCAACCCAGGCAGGGATGATATGGAGGAGATGATGAAGCTTGAAAATGACGACGAGTGGGGAGACAGCGACTCCGAATCCGACTCCGGCGGGAGCTTGTCCTCCGTCCGGTTGGAGAGCGGAGGCAACTGGTTGTCTACGGGAGGCTGGGAACGCATGGCGGTCGGACAACAAAAGATGAGCCGACAGGACTTTGAGCCGACCAGAAGCAACTATAGAGAATCGCCAGGAAAACGGAGAAGCTTCAACCGCAGTTCCATGTCGGGAAGTCACCTAGAAGATCTGATGGAGGAAGGAGCGGAGAAGAGGCGCGACCAGTCGTCAGATTCCGACGGCGAACTTCCTGAGCTGATGGACACCGTGTGGACGCTGCGGGACCGCGAGAGGTTCAAGGCCCAGGAGATGGAGAAGCACCAGGTGCAGCTGACCATGTACCGGCGTCTGGCTCTGATCCGCTGGCTCCGCACTCTGCAGGGCCgcgtggaggagcagcagaacCGCCTGCAGTCCAGTTTTGACGTCATTCTCACGCACAGGAAGGAACTGCTTCGCATGGGGGCCGCAGTGGTCAACGCTGCGCCCCCTGCCGCTGTGGGCCAGTCGTAG
- the LOC133395689 gene encoding UPF0500 protein C1orf216 homolog isoform X1, which yields MGENQSRPGMLHQDQPLAFRGQDTNHRSSSSLASRKYDQDGNYNILTSNGRGREDENQNRQRPCKQDPLSADLKNSSSHNTSGVLSPRSRMPCWSTLEPLPEIEYGDDCYGRVPPDGAEERRMEEEEGQMMAKHREKTDLQRRKSSNPGRDDMEEMMKLENDDEWGDSDSESDSGGSLSSVRLESGGNWLSTGGWERMAVGQQKMSRQDFEPTRSNYRESPGKRRSFNRSSMSGSHLEDLMEEGAEKRRDQSSDSDGELPELMDTVWTLRDRERFKAQEMEKHQVQLTMYRRLALIRWLRTLQGRVEEQQNRLQSSFDVILTHRKELLRMGAAVVNAAPPAAVGQS from the exons ATGGG TGAGAACCAGTCCAGACCAGGAATGCTTCATCAGGATCAACCTCTGGCCTTCAGAGGTCAAGACACCAATCAtcgctcctcttcctcattgGCAAGCAGGAAGTATGACCAAGATGGCAACTATAACATCCTGACAAGCAATGGAAGAGGAAGAGAAGATGAAAATCAAAACCGACAGCGCCCTTGTAAACAGGATCCTTTGAGTGCTGACCTGAAAAACTCGTCCTCCCACAACACCTCCGGGGTCCTGTCACCTCGTTCCCGCATGCCCTGCTGGAGCACGCTGGAGCCCCTTCCCGAAATCGAATATGGGGATGACTGCTATGGCAGAGTGCCTCCCGATGGAGCTGAGGAACGGAggatggaggaagaggagggacaGATGATGGCCAAGCACCGGGAGAAGACGGATCTTCAGAGGAGGAAAAGCAGCAACCCAGGCAGGGATGATATGGAGGAGATGATGAAGCTTGAAAATGACGACGAGTGGGGAGACAGCGACTCCGAATCCGACTCCGGCGGGAGCTTGTCCTCCGTCCGGTTGGAGAGCGGAGGCAACTGGTTGTCTACGGGAGGCTGGGAACGCATGGCGGTCGGACAACAAAAGATGAGCCGACAGGACTTTGAGCCGACCAGAAGCAACTATAGAGAATCGCCAGGAAAACGGAGAAGCTTCAACCGCAGTTCCATGTCGGGAAGTCACCTAGAAGATCTGATGGAGGAAGGAGCGGAGAAGAGGCGCGACCAGTCGTCAGATTCCGACGGCGAACTTCCTGAGCTGATGGACACCGTGTGGACGCTGCGGGACCGCGAGAGGTTCAAGGCCCAGGAGATGGAGAAGCACCAGGTGCAGCTGACCATGTACCGGCGTCTGGCTCTGATCCGCTGGCTCCGCACTCTGCAGGGCCgcgtggaggagcagcagaacCGCCTGCAGTCCAGTTTTGACGTCATTCTCACGCACAGGAAGGAACTGCTTCGCATGGGGGCCGCAGTGGTCAACGCTGCGCCCCCTGCCGCTGTGGGCCAGTCGTAG